The following coding sequences are from one Streptomyces angustmyceticus window:
- a CDS encoding TetR/AcrR family transcriptional regulator, with amino-acid sequence MTTGARRRMGVEERREQLIAVALDLFSHRSPEDVSIDEVAEAAGISRPLVYHYFPGKQQLYEAALRRAAEELTARFVEPHEGPLGARLLRVMERFFDFVEEHGPGFSALMRGGPAIGSARTNAMIDGVRQAAYLQILAHLGIPDPAPRLELVVRSWISLAETTALLWLDGRPIPRAELERQLVHDFAALAAVSAAYDERMAGVVRQILADEPEGGMFAELAGRVRCALPSAHVFV; translated from the coding sequence ATGACCACCGGGGCGCGCCGCAGGATGGGCGTCGAGGAGCGGCGCGAGCAGCTGATCGCCGTCGCACTCGACCTCTTCAGCCACCGTTCCCCCGAGGACGTGTCGATCGACGAGGTCGCCGAGGCGGCCGGCATCTCCCGCCCGCTGGTCTACCACTACTTCCCCGGCAAGCAGCAGCTGTACGAGGCCGCGCTGCGGCGCGCCGCCGAGGAACTCACGGCCCGGTTCGTCGAGCCGCACGAAGGCCCGCTCGGCGCCCGGCTGTTGCGGGTCATGGAGCGCTTCTTCGACTTCGTCGAGGAGCACGGCCCCGGCTTCTCGGCCCTGATGCGCGGCGGCCCCGCCATCGGCTCGGCCCGCACCAACGCCATGATCGACGGCGTCCGCCAGGCCGCCTACCTGCAAATCCTCGCCCATCTCGGCATCCCCGACCCCGCCCCCCGGCTGGAGTTGGTGGTCCGCTCCTGGATCTCGCTCGCCGAGACCACCGCCCTCCTGTGGCTGGACGGACGCCCGATCCCCCGCGCCGAACTCGAACGGCAGCTGGTCCACGACTTCGCGGCCCTGGCGGCGGTGAGCGCCGCGTACGACGAGCGGATGGCGGGCGTGGTGCGGCAGATCCTCGCCGACGAGCCGGAGGGCGGGATGTTCGCGGAGTTGGCGGGACGGGTTCGCTGCGCTTTGCCTTCGGCCCACGTTTTTGTCTGA
- a CDS encoding DUF6801 domain-containing protein: MTARRGARRPQVRIALGAVTALGTAATVVGISGAGTAAAQPVSRTLKYTCKVPVIKSLPFTVRIDADIPQSVGVGEASRKFAIGARTTVDADLTAKLRFLGVKTVTGRVVAKIGVSAPQGDRRLSVPLGVTRTRIPASGSFDVAATGTAPALTFSRPGKARITVGDIALHVVGKKADGAALGEVDAGCRLNAGQRDVVGSFQITAAGAGAGKANGSARAGSSATAGVSGTSGAPGTSGAPGTSGGSTPSGGSGTSAKGTTASGATPERTFLATDGTATGTTATTGRNTRNLVLPIAGTLVVAALAFCFGAWHKNRRRAADGD; encoded by the coding sequence ATGACTGCCAGGCGCGGGGCGCGAAGGCCACAGGTGAGGATCGCCCTGGGGGCGGTGACGGCGTTAGGGACCGCCGCCACGGTCGTCGGGATTTCCGGAGCCGGAACCGCGGCCGCACAACCGGTTTCCCGCACGCTGAAATACACCTGCAAGGTCCCGGTGATCAAAAGCCTGCCCTTCACGGTGAGGATCGACGCGGACATTCCGCAGTCGGTCGGGGTCGGCGAAGCCAGCCGGAAATTCGCCATCGGCGCCCGGACCACGGTGGACGCGGACCTCACGGCGAAGCTCCGCTTCCTCGGCGTGAAGACCGTGACGGGCCGGGTGGTCGCGAAGATCGGCGTGTCCGCGCCGCAGGGCGACCGGCGCCTCAGCGTTCCCCTCGGCGTCACCAGGACCCGTATCCCGGCGTCCGGTTCCTTCGACGTCGCCGCGACCGGCACCGCACCCGCTCTCACGTTCAGCCGGCCGGGCAAGGCGCGGATCACCGTCGGCGACATCGCCCTGCACGTCGTCGGGAAGAAGGCGGACGGTGCCGCACTGGGCGAGGTCGACGCGGGGTGCAGGCTGAACGCCGGGCAGCGGGACGTCGTGGGGTCGTTCCAGATCACGGCAGCGGGCGCGGGGGCCGGGAAGGCCAACGGCTCGGCCAGGGCCGGGTCTTCGGCGACGGCCGGGGTCTCGGGCACGTCCGGCGCCCCGGGCACGTCCGGCGCCCCTGGTACGTCCGGCGGCTCGACCCCGTCCGGCGGCTCGGGCACGAGCGCCAAGGGCACGACGGCCTCGGGCGCCACGCCTGAGCGGACCTTCCTCGCGACCGACGGTACGGCGACGGGGACCACCGCGACCACCGGCCGGAACACCAGAAACCTGGTGCTGCCGATCGCCGGCACCCTCGTCGTGGCCGCCCTCGCCTTCTGCTTCGGCGCGTGGCACAAGAACCGCCGCCGCGCCGCCGACGGCGACTGA
- a CDS encoding trypco2 family protein: MIELASVIRDLREELEQAVAAAEGAELRFELGTIELEVSVALERSAHAGAKVRFWVVESGADATVGATRTQRLTLALQPTLTRSGNPPFVSGTTGANEQ, from the coding sequence GTGATCGAGCTGGCCAGTGTGATCAGAGATCTGCGCGAGGAGCTGGAGCAGGCGGTTGCCGCGGCCGAGGGCGCGGAGCTGCGCTTCGAGTTGGGGACGATCGAGCTGGAGGTGTCGGTCGCCCTGGAGCGGTCCGCCCACGCGGGGGCGAAGGTGCGGTTCTGGGTGGTGGAGTCCGGCGCGGACGCGACGGTCGGCGCCACCAGGACCCAGCGCCTCACCCTGGCCCTGCAGCCGACCCTCACCCGGTCGGGCAACCCGCCGTTCGTCTCCGGAACCACCGGCGCCAACGAGCAGTGA
- a CDS encoding MOSC domain-containing protein produces MGTMLGTIERIWRYPIKSTGGELLDEAAVDTRGLAGDRLWAVRDAEGKFGSGKNTRRFRRMPGLLQLRSRYPGGAVTKTPELLAPDGEPVADPTSYMRRYLDRNDVEVAREGTVSHFDQLPLSVLTTATLDWVRAAVPGVPADERRFRPNLLLRTPPGTPPFVEDEWFGSTARVGTTLRIRFERSSERCAMTNDAQQDLPHSPQILRAIARAHDMRLDALATITHPGRIRLGDPIELT; encoded by the coding sequence ATGGGCACGATGCTCGGCACGATCGAACGGATCTGGCGGTACCCCATCAAGTCCACCGGCGGCGAACTGCTCGACGAGGCCGCCGTGGACACCCGGGGCCTGGCCGGCGACCGGCTCTGGGCGGTGCGCGACGCCGAGGGCAAATTCGGCTCGGGCAAGAACACCCGCCGGTTCCGCCGCATGCCAGGACTGCTGCAGTTGCGCTCCCGCTACCCCGGCGGCGCCGTCACCAAGACGCCCGAACTGCTGGCCCCGGACGGCGAGCCCGTGGCGGACCCCACCTCCTACATGCGGCGCTACCTGGACCGGAACGACGTCGAAGTGGCCCGTGAGGGCACCGTCTCGCACTTCGACCAGCTCCCCCTCAGCGTCCTGACCACCGCCACCCTCGACTGGGTCCGCGCGGCCGTCCCCGGCGTCCCGGCCGACGAGCGCCGCTTCCGCCCCAACCTGCTGCTGCGCACCCCACCGGGCACGCCCCCCTTCGTGGAGGACGAGTGGTTCGGCAGCACCGCCCGCGTCGGCACCACCCTGCGGATACGTTTCGAGCGCTCCAGCGAACGCTGCGCCATGACCAACGACGCCCAGCAGGACCTTCCCCACTCCCCCCAGATCCTGCGAGCCATCGCCCGGGCCCACGACATGCGCCTGGACGCCCTGGCCACTATCACCCACCCCGGCCGCATCCGCCTGGGAGACCCCATCGAACTGACGTGA
- a CDS encoding RICIN domain-containing protein produces the protein MSVFTATLVAENSDKCASVLAESTDNGAEVVQWEYVHGKKNQIWNLEATTGGYYLVRATHSGKCLSVLAEGFNDGAQVVQWDYVPGKQNQEWRLIQKSGHYFAIEARHSGKVLSVLAESTDNGAKLVQWEDVNKTNQHFRLG, from the coding sequence ATGTCTGTCTTCACCGCCACTCTGGTAGCCGAGAACAGCGACAAGTGCGCCTCGGTCCTCGCCGAGAGCACCGACAACGGGGCCGAGGTCGTGCAGTGGGAGTACGTCCACGGCAAGAAGAACCAGATCTGGAACCTGGAGGCGACAACGGGCGGTTACTACCTCGTCCGAGCAACCCACAGCGGCAAGTGCCTGTCCGTGCTGGCCGAGGGCTTCAACGATGGCGCCCAGGTGGTCCAGTGGGACTACGTACCGGGCAAGCAGAACCAGGAGTGGAGGCTCATCCAGAAGAGCGGCCACTACTTCGCGATCGAGGCGCGTCACAGCGGCAAGGTCCTGTCTGTGCTGGCCGAGAGCACCGACAACGGAGCCAAGCTCGTCCAGTGGGAGGACGTGAACAAGACCAACCAGCACTTCCGGCTCGGCTGA
- a CDS encoding DUF397 domain-containing protein: protein MSAAAEKEWLYALDISDAVWQRAPGDAEEAVEIAFLERGAVAMRNSTDPDVVLRYTEAEWRAFVLGARDGEFDLQR from the coding sequence ATGAGTGCCGCAGCTGAGAAGGAGTGGCTCTACGCCCTCGACATCTCCGACGCCGTCTGGCAGCGCGCCCCCGGCGACGCCGAGGAGGCCGTGGAGATCGCCTTCCTGGAGCGGGGCGCGGTGGCCATGCGCAACTCCACGGACCCCGATGTGGTACTGCGCTACACCGAGGCCGAGTGGCGGGCCTTCGTCCTCGGCGCCCGGGACGGCGAGTTCGACCTGCAGCGCTGA
- the pulA gene encoding pullulanase-type alpha-1,6-glucosidase, giving the protein MLHRIRSAARRPAVAALALLAGAAALVAPPPATAAPPSGPSEALAQWIDRDTVVWKGAEHTAAQLEFGSHAARIRLVPGTLSPAERLAHPHLTGYPAFTVDPRDRGLAPTALRGRLLAAQRTADGGRATTGVQIPGVLDDLYGARARHATLGPDFHHGRPTLTVWAPTARTVALELDGRRVPMRRDDTTGVWRVTGARDWAGKPYRYLVTVWAPTVGKTVTNKVTDPYSTALTADSARSLVTDLDAPELAPPGWSRLAKPAAVPLRRARIQELQIRDFSAEDRTSRHPGRYLAFTDRRSDGMRHLASLARSGTSYVHLLPAFDFATTPERPADQARPGCDLASYAPDSDRQQDCVAKTAAHDAYNWGYDPLHYTVPEGSYASDPDGTARTVEFRRMVQGLNGAGLRAVMDVVYNHTAASGQDPHSVLDRIVPGYYQRLLDDGGVATSTCCSGTAPEHTMMGKLVVDSVVTWAKEYKVDGFRFDLMGHHPKANILAVRKALDALTPAKDGVDGKKIILYGEGWNFGEAANDARFVQATQRNMAGTGIATFNDRARDAVRGGSPFDADPRVQGFASGLYTDPNSAQENGSPAEQRTRLLHYQDLLKVGLTGNLADYTFTDSTGHRVKGSGIDYNGTPAGYAAAPGDALAYADAHDNETLYDALAYKLPPRTGAADRARMQVVALATAALSQGPALSQAGSDLLRSKSLDRNSFDSGDWFNALHWNCADGNGFGRGLPPAADNKDKWPYARPLLADPALRPGCATIRHTAAAYRDLLRIHATEPAFGLPTAAAVQKALSFPLSGKDETPGVLTMRLANLVIVFNVTPQRAHQTVPSLAGTPYTLHPTQAHGTDPTTATATYTRPSGTFTVPARTVAVFRRG; this is encoded by the coding sequence GTGCTCCACCGGATCAGAAGCGCCGCCCGCAGACCCGCGGTCGCCGCACTCGCCCTCCTCGCGGGCGCGGCGGCCCTCGTCGCGCCGCCGCCGGCGACCGCCGCCCCGCCGTCCGGCCCGTCCGAGGCCCTGGCCCAGTGGATCGACCGCGACACCGTCGTGTGGAAGGGCGCGGAACACACCGCCGCCCAGCTGGAGTTCGGCTCGCACGCCGCACGCATCCGGCTCGTGCCCGGCACCCTCAGCCCGGCCGAACGGCTCGCCCACCCGCATCTGACGGGCTACCCGGCCTTCACCGTCGACCCCCGCGACCGCGGCCTCGCCCCCACCGCCCTGCGCGGCAGACTCCTCGCCGCCCAGCGCACGGCCGACGGCGGACGCGCCACCACCGGGGTCCAGATCCCCGGCGTCCTCGACGACCTCTACGGCGCCCGCGCCCGGCACGCCACCCTGGGGCCGGACTTCCACCACGGCCGCCCCACCCTCACCGTCTGGGCGCCCACCGCCCGCACCGTCGCCCTCGAACTCGACGGCCGCAGGGTCCCGATGCGGCGCGACGACACCACTGGCGTCTGGCGCGTCACCGGCGCCCGCGACTGGGCCGGAAAGCCGTACCGCTACCTCGTCACGGTCTGGGCGCCCACCGTCGGCAAGACCGTCACCAACAAGGTCACCGACCCCTACTCCACCGCCCTGACCGCCGACTCGGCCCGCAGCCTCGTCACCGACCTCGACGCCCCGGAACTCGCCCCGCCCGGCTGGTCACGGCTCGCCAAGCCCGCCGCGGTGCCGCTGCGCCGCGCCCGCATCCAGGAACTGCAGATCCGCGACTTCTCCGCCGAGGACCGCACCTCCCGGCACCCGGGCCGGTACCTCGCCTTCACCGACCGCCGCTCCGACGGGATGCGGCACCTGGCCTCCCTCGCCCGGTCCGGCACCTCCTACGTCCACCTCCTGCCGGCCTTCGACTTCGCCACCACGCCCGAGCGGCCCGCCGACCAGGCCCGCCCCGGCTGCGACCTGGCCTCGTACGCCCCTGACTCCGACCGCCAGCAGGACTGCGTCGCCAAGACGGCCGCCCACGACGCCTACAACTGGGGCTACGACCCGCTGCACTACACCGTCCCGGAAGGGTCCTACGCCTCCGACCCCGACGGCACCGCCCGCACCGTCGAGTTCCGCCGCATGGTCCAGGGCCTCAACGGCGCCGGCCTGCGCGCCGTCATGGATGTCGTCTACAACCACACCGCCGCGAGCGGCCAGGACCCGCACTCCGTCCTGGACCGCATCGTCCCCGGCTACTACCAGCGGCTCCTGGACGACGGCGGCGTCGCCACCTCCACCTGCTGCTCGGGCACCGCCCCCGAACACACCATGATGGGCAAGCTCGTCGTCGACTCCGTCGTCACCTGGGCCAAGGAGTACAAGGTCGACGGCTTCCGCTTCGACCTCATGGGCCACCACCCCAAGGCCAACATCCTGGCCGTCCGGAAGGCCCTCGACGCGCTGACCCCCGCGAAGGACGGCGTCGACGGCAAGAAGATCATCCTCTACGGCGAGGGCTGGAACTTCGGCGAGGCCGCGAACGACGCCCGCTTCGTCCAGGCCACCCAGCGGAACATGGCCGGAACGGGCATCGCGACCTTCAACGACCGGGCCCGCGACGCGGTCCGCGGCGGCAGCCCCTTCGACGCCGACCCCCGCGTCCAGGGCTTCGCCTCGGGCCTGTACACCGACCCCAACTCCGCGCAGGAGAACGGGAGTCCGGCCGAACAGCGCACCCGGCTCCTCCACTACCAGGACCTCCTCAAGGTCGGCCTCACCGGCAACCTCGCCGACTACACCTTCACCGACAGCACCGGCCACCGCGTCAAGGGCTCCGGCATCGACTACAACGGCACCCCGGCCGGCTACGCCGCCGCCCCCGGCGACGCCCTCGCCTACGCCGACGCCCACGACAACGAGACCCTCTACGACGCCCTCGCCTACAAACTCCCGCCGCGCACCGGCGCCGCCGACCGCGCCCGCATGCAGGTGGTCGCCCTCGCCACCGCCGCCCTCTCCCAGGGGCCCGCGCTCTCCCAGGCCGGCTCCGACCTCCTCCGCTCCAAGTCCCTGGACCGCAACTCCTTCGACAGCGGCGACTGGTTCAACGCCCTGCACTGGAACTGCGCCGACGGCAACGGCTTCGGCCGCGGACTGCCCCCGGCCGCCGACAACAAGGACAAGTGGCCCTACGCCCGGCCCCTCCTGGCCGACCCGGCACTACGCCCCGGCTGCGCCACCATCCGGCACACCGCCGCCGCCTACCGCGACCTGCTCCGCATCCACGCCACCGAACCGGCCTTCGGCCTGCCCACCGCCGCCGCGGTACAGAAGGCCCTCTCCTTCCCCCTGTCCGGCAAGGACGAGACACCGGGCGTGCTCACCATGCGCCTCGCCAACCTCGTCATCGTCTTCAACGTCACGCCCCAGCGCGCACACCAGACCGTCCCGTCCCTCGCGGGCACCCCCTACACCCTGCACCCCACCCAGGCCCACGGCACCGACCCCACCACCGCCACCGCCACCTACACCCGCCCCTCGGGCACCTTCACGGTCCCGGCCCGCACGGTCGCGGTCTTCCGGCGGGGGTGA
- a CDS encoding NACHT domain-containing protein yields MNPADSRASGPAGLDPGRVVQVLTTCRAGPGRRGSGYRVSGHAVLTAAHVVSDAASVRLRFLTEDGGTTEVSGEPVWADAAMDVAVLRIAGDARTGPPGAAGITPVRFAGITRPVECEALGFPRFRLRPDRESADGDGPTWYRDSHHARGTTTPLSYLRAGSLEITVEPPEYDPEPGRSPWEGMSGAAVWSGGYVIGVVSEHHRFDGLGRFAASQVKRWYRLAPDRLDALSALIGLPAGADRLTQLPLPPPRPPDGPEQPDAPEVRKAAGKLAHDVYEQWHREGQRRRAGDPFPLAVRFDCTERNVFDHWANIRRAPSGTPAAPLPLDGRLDRIVDVYESVPSRRLVVLGEAGSGKTILTLRFVLDRLRARAAGDRVPVIFGLGSWDPVTTSLDDWLCAQLVRDHPFLAAPADSGGDLAGLLLDEDRILPVLDGFDEIATGLHGAAFRALNRTITPLLFTSRPAEFGRAVAANGVLREAAVIELADLTVDDYADYLHRGSRPVRDGGADSSVWEPVLAALRQEPRGAGAANVATALATPLMVGLARTVYGGATEDKPSDLLDTEDFGTPEDVQDHLLSAFLPAVYDPAPTGRGSRPRRRRYHPERARRWLGHLATHLHDLDTRDLAWWEMGTTMRLASRMRVVGLLAALAFGVTTGIGNVPVDLVATDLGIGFALGRGLMVGLLHGLLAGLVFGFVYGVVSGGAPREPSRVRIQIFGGTRQTRAKVVPRALLGVGFGIPVAVVLVLVDRFVVAPLGFDDGLDGGLVGALLFPLEVGLGAGLVLGLMAWLEAPVEIGSAVSAADLLSTNRKNVVVHMLVWMLVIGIPAGLGFGLVPGPVGGLMPGPVRGLLAGLVFGIEAAFGGGLGYGLSFTAWGQWVALVRMWLPLTGRLPWAVIAFLDDAHQRGVLRRAGAVYQFRHARLQDHLARVSRAHHCPHRPGAPGTADPDGTGNCPRPQERPDSGNTCRTHTDGPDSGTTHGGAT; encoded by the coding sequence GTGAACCCCGCGGACAGCAGGGCCTCCGGGCCGGCCGGGCTCGACCCGGGGCGCGTGGTCCAGGTCCTCACCACCTGCCGGGCGGGCCCGGGGCGGCGCGGGTCGGGCTACCGGGTGAGCGGGCACGCGGTGCTCACGGCCGCGCATGTGGTGAGCGACGCGGCGTCGGTGCGGCTGCGCTTCCTCACCGAGGACGGCGGCACGACGGAGGTGTCCGGCGAGCCGGTCTGGGCGGACGCGGCCATGGACGTCGCGGTGCTCAGGATCGCGGGGGACGCGCGCACCGGCCCACCGGGCGCCGCCGGGATCACGCCCGTGCGGTTCGCCGGGATCACGCGGCCCGTGGAGTGCGAGGCGCTGGGATTCCCGAGGTTCAGGCTGCGCCCCGACAGGGAGTCGGCGGACGGTGACGGCCCCACCTGGTACCGGGACTCCCACCACGCCCGCGGTACGACCACGCCGCTGTCGTACCTGCGCGCGGGCAGCCTGGAGATCACCGTGGAGCCTCCCGAGTACGACCCCGAGCCGGGGCGCTCCCCGTGGGAGGGGATGTCGGGGGCCGCGGTGTGGAGCGGCGGGTACGTGATCGGGGTGGTCAGCGAGCACCACCGCTTCGACGGGCTCGGCAGGTTCGCGGCGAGCCAGGTCAAGCGCTGGTACCGCCTCGCCCCGGACCGGCTCGACGCGCTCAGCGCGCTGATCGGCCTGCCGGCCGGCGCCGACCGCCTCACACAGCTCCCGCTCCCGCCGCCGCGGCCGCCGGACGGGCCGGAGCAGCCCGATGCGCCGGAGGTGCGGAAGGCGGCCGGGAAACTCGCCCACGACGTGTACGAGCAGTGGCACCGCGAGGGGCAGCGGCGGCGGGCCGGAGACCCGTTCCCGCTCGCCGTCCGCTTCGACTGCACCGAACGGAACGTCTTCGACCACTGGGCCAACATCCGCCGGGCGCCGTCCGGGACGCCCGCGGCGCCCCTGCCCCTGGACGGCCGGCTCGACCGGATCGTGGACGTGTACGAGTCGGTTCCGTCCCGTCGGCTGGTGGTGCTGGGGGAGGCCGGTTCCGGCAAGACGATCCTGACGCTGCGTTTCGTTCTGGACCGGCTCAGGGCCCGCGCCGCCGGCGACCGGGTGCCGGTGATCTTCGGCCTGGGGTCATGGGACCCGGTCACCACCTCGCTGGACGACTGGCTGTGCGCCCAACTGGTGCGCGACCACCCCTTCCTGGCGGCTCCCGCGGACAGCGGAGGCGACCTCGCCGGTCTCCTGCTCGACGAGGACAGGATCCTTCCGGTGCTCGACGGCTTCGACGAGATCGCGACCGGCCTGCACGGCGCGGCGTTCCGCGCGCTCAACCGCACCATCACGCCGCTGCTGTTCACCAGCCGCCCGGCGGAATTCGGCCGGGCCGTGGCGGCGAACGGCGTGCTGCGCGAAGCCGCCGTCATCGAGCTGGCGGACCTCACCGTGGACGACTACGCCGACTACCTGCACCGCGGCAGCCGGCCGGTCAGGGACGGCGGCGCGGACAGCTCCGTGTGGGAACCCGTCCTGGCCGCGCTGCGCCAGGAGCCGCGCGGCGCGGGCGCGGCGAACGTCGCCACGGCGCTCGCGACCCCGCTGATGGTCGGCCTGGCCCGCACGGTCTACGGGGGCGCCACCGAGGACAAGCCCTCCGACCTGCTGGACACCGAGGATTTCGGCACCCCCGAAGACGTGCAGGACCATCTCCTGTCGGCCTTCCTCCCGGCCGTCTACGACCCCGCACCGACCGGCCGCGGCTCCCGCCCCCGCCGTCGCCGGTACCACCCCGAACGCGCCCGGCGCTGGCTCGGCCACCTCGCCACGCACCTGCACGACCTCGACACCCGCGACCTCGCCTGGTGGGAGATGGGCACCACCATGCGCCTCGCGTCGCGCATGCGCGTGGTCGGGTTGCTGGCCGCGCTGGCCTTCGGGGTGACGACCGGGATCGGGAACGTGCCCGTGGACCTGGTCGCGACCGACCTCGGCATCGGGTTCGCACTCGGCCGGGGACTCATGGTCGGGCTCCTGCACGGGCTCCTCGCCGGGCTGGTCTTCGGGTTCGTGTACGGGGTCGTGTCCGGGGGCGCGCCGCGTGAGCCGTCGCGCGTCCGGATACAGATCTTCGGCGGGACGCGGCAGACGCGCGCCAAGGTCGTCCCCAGGGCCCTGCTGGGGGTCGGGTTCGGGATCCCGGTGGCGGTCGTGCTGGTGCTCGTGGACCGGTTCGTGGTCGCTCCGCTGGGGTTCGACGACGGGCTCGACGGAGGGCTGGTGGGCGCCCTCCTCTTCCCGCTCGAGGTCGGGCTCGGCGCCGGACTCGTGCTCGGCCTCATGGCCTGGCTGGAAGCCCCCGTGGAGATCGGATCCGCGGTCAGCGCCGCGGACCTGTTGAGCACGAACCGCAAGAACGTGGTCGTCCACATGCTGGTGTGGATGCTCGTGATCGGGATCCCCGCCGGGCTCGGCTTCGGGCTCGTGCCCGGTCCCGTCGGCGGGCTCATGCCCGGCCCGGTCCGCGGGCTCCTGGCCGGGCTCGTGTTCGGGATCGAGGCGGCGTTCGGGGGCGGGCTCGGGTACGGGCTGAGTTTCACCGCCTGGGGCCAGTGGGTGGCCCTGGTGCGGATGTGGCTGCCGCTGACGGGCCGGCTTCCGTGGGCGGTGATCGCGTTCCTGGACGACGCCCACCAGCGGGGTGTGCTGCGTCGGGCCGGCGCGGTCTACCAGTTCCGCCACGCCCGCCTCCAGGACCACCTGGCCCGGGTTTCCCGGGCGCACCACTGCCCCCACCGGCCGGGTGCACCGGGCACGGCGGACCCGGACGGCACCGGGAACTGCCCGCGACCCCAGGAGCGTCCTGATTCTGGTAACACCTGCCGGACGCATACCGATGGGCCAGACAGCGGAACAACTCACGGGGGTGCCACATGA